The uncultured Carboxylicivirga sp. genomic interval AAACCATTACAACAAAATACACGTACGTAAAAAAAGATTCAACTGGTCCATAATGCTCAATAAGTTCCTCGGGTATTTCGAACCACCCTTCAATGGTAAAAACTTTAAATGTTGAATAAAGAGATTTCATTGGACTGGAAAACATATCTGAACCACTGGGCCCAAAAATATAATGAGACAGAATACCCGTTACAAACACAAAAATGATAAATCCTAAAAGAACAAAAACGGAGGCTTTCATCGCTCGTTTTACATCGCTCATTAAAGTATTTACATTAGGTACAAAATGAAAGAAGCGAAATGATTTAAATACACGTAGGATACGAAACACTAATAAATAACTTACATCAAAAGATTCAACTTTAAAAATATATGTAATAAGAGCTGGCAATGATAAAAGAACCAAAATGAAGTCAAAACGGTTCCAACCCGACTTAAAATAAGTAACAACTCCCCATTCTGATAATTTTACTGCTGCTTCAACGAGAAACAACGCTGTTATAAAATTATCGAGAAACATAAGGTACCAAATACCGTGATTATGATCTTGATAACCTTCGGCAAAAAGAAAAAACACATTAATAATGATCAGTGTTAGAATAAACCGATCCTTAAGAAAAAGCCTTTTGAACATCTTTACTTTATTTTAAAGCACTTCAACAAAATGAATGCCTAAATATAAATAAGATGCCCAAAAGGCTTTTTTATTATTCATAATATCTCACAGAGTACTATATCTAGTATACCCTACGGTCTATTATACAGATACATCAAACTGAGTTACGACTCGCATTAATATTACCAAACAATGAGCGAATCACCATTTTTTCGTATTTATCTTTAAAATCATCATCTCCTTGCTGACGTTTATCATCAACCTGCATTAATGCATGTTGCTGGATAGTCAATAATGGTAAAACAATGCGCTCGCGCAAGCTAATACTCATTCGACTACGTGCATGATCTTCTAAGAACTCGCTATAACCCGACAATTTAAGCACCAGTTTCTTGGTTAGTTCAAACTCATCGTGAATCAATTTCCAGAAACCACCAAACTTAGGATCTTCAGACATATACTGAGTTAATGCAAAATTAGATTTACTCATACTTTGCATGCTATTTGCTACCAGAGCCTTAAAAAACACTGATGAATGATACAAATTAGCACAAGCTTCCCAGTTTCCGGCATCGAGTTGCTCTTTTAGTGCAGTACCCAAACCATAAAATCCTGGAACATTTAACTTCAACTGACTCCATGCCCCCACAAATGGAATGGCTCTTAAGTCTTCGAAGTTTAATTTTGTATCCTTTCCTCGTTTAGACGGACGACTTCCTATATTGGCTAGTCCATAATATTTAAGTGTACTTCGTTCTTCGAGGAATGGCATAAACAAGTCGTGCTCTTTTAATGATTGATATTTATCAAAACTGGTTGATGACAAAGCCTCAAATAAAGTACGTTGCTGATCATCCAACTCTGCATCTTTATGGTTAAAAAGATTGTTTTCCATACCGGCAGACAGCAAGTGACCAAGGTTATTGACAGCCGCCTGCTGAATACCATAATGCGAACTGATTGTTTGGCCTTGCACAGTCATTTGAATCTGTTTGTTCTCCACTTTTTTACCCATTGCTGAGTAAAATAAATGGGAATTACCTCCACCTCGAGCCGGAGGTCCACCTCGTCCGTCGAAGAACATTACTTCAACATCGGCATTTCGCGAAACAGCCGTAATATCTTCTTTAGCACGATAAATCGACCAGTTAGCAGTTAGATAGCCACCATCTTTAGTACCGTCAGAGAAGCCAAGCATTACGGTTTGTTGCTTTCCTCTTCGCTTTAAATGAGCTTTATAAATTGGATGATTGTATATGGTGGTCATGGAGGTACCTGCTCCTTCCAGGTCATCAATTGTTTCGAACAATGGAACAACATCAACCGAAACTTCATCACTCTTCCATCCACACATTTTGGCCATTGCCAATACTCGAGCCATATCAAGAGGTCCACGACAATTACTAATAATATATCGATGCGCTCCCAACTCTCCGTTTTGCTCTTGAATTGATTTCATCACACCAAATGATCGAAGTGTATCCTGAACAACCGGATCTTCCATTCCTTCTATTTCAACATTTGCATTTAACGAAAGTAGAACGTCAAGCTTTTGCTGAGGCTCCATTGCTTCAAAACCGGCAGGAAGCAATCCTGGATTCTTTTCAACCAAAGCATCAAATGCTTTATGTATAATTCTACTGTCCTGACGCACATCGATGCTGGCAAAATAAAATCCGAATAAATTAATTTTACGACGGAACGATTTTAATTGCTCCAGAAATAAACCATCGTGTTGATCTACCAAAATAGATTCAATCTCATCTAATCGTCCAATTAAATAATTAAGATCGATATTTTTTTCTCCACTCGAGTTTGATAATTCATCGGTAAACAGAACATCTAACTCATTCATCAATTCATAAATTCCCGGAAAACTTAAGCGACGTTTAAGTAATTTAAAATCTTCGTAATAACATCCGGTAACCGCAGCTCTTAATCGCTTAGCCACTTTAATGGTAGTATCTACTGTAACAAATGGATTGCCATCTCTATCTCCACCAGGCCAGAATCCCATGGCAATCAGCTTACCCATTTGTTTATCATCTGCCAGCGTTTTTGAAACATTATCCATTATTTCGCCAATAGCCGGATAAAAGATATTACTCAAATACCAAATTAAAGCATGGGCTTCGTCGTAAGCTGTTGGCTTTTGCTTTCGAAAAAAAGCCGTTTTTCCCAGTTGTTGCAATAGATCGCGAACGTAAGCAACATCACCTTTTTTAATGGCCTCCATCAAATCGGTTGAAATAGCTAAAACCTTACCCGGATAAAACTGTGTAGGGTGAGCCGTTAAAACAACCCTGATAGCGAAAGACTCGAGCACCTTCTCCAATTGCTCTTCGAGATTTTTTCGCTGAACCTTATCTTTGATTCGCTCCCAATGTTTACCTATTCGATGTATTTTCTTATAGGCTGCTTCTTCGAGTGCATCAATTAACACAATCTGTCGCTCTACGTACTGTATCACTTTAAACAGAAACTTAACCTGATCTTCTTCAGAAAATCCGGGTTTATGCTCTGCAAAAAAATTCTTAATAATTGTAGCGGGTGACAAACCCTCTGCCAAACCCTTTTGACATGCATCTTGCAACAAAGGCAAAAGCAGTCCGGTTTGCTGAACGGCATCTAAAGGAAGAGTCAAAAACAGACTATTATAAAGCTGATACTTCAGCTCAACTTCCTCTCGAAAGGCCTTTTCGATCTGGTCACTCATAATAGTTAATTTACTTTATTAAATTCGATGCAAAATAATAAGATGTTCGTTAGATTCCTCGATTATTGAAAAATTTCTTTATTTAAATATTAAAATTTATTCATATACTATTGTATTCTGAATTCAAAAGCCTAATTGACTTAATCTTTCATTATCAACAACTATATCCGTTACAAGTTCTATTAACCCATTCTATATAGTTTTATTAATTTAACTATATATTTTTCTACATAACAACTTATAGCATTCCTTTACCTTAAAACCAATCCAAGTATAATACAATCATTATCAAAGTATTTTACTTCCTAACATTAATAATACATTTCACTTACACCCTCAATATATTAACAATAATTTAAATCGTTTTAAAAATAGATCTTAGCTATATTACAAATCAAGATGTTAAATAGAAAACTCACTTATTTTATAGAATGATTAAAACAATAAGTTTAATTATTCAATTATTTTTTTCATCTTTACTGTGGAAACCTGCTATTTAAAAATAGAACTAAATCCAAAACTAGAGCAATTAATATCCAATAAATGATTTTAGTCATACAGAATTACTGTATATGCTAATTAACATACGCAATTTACTTATATTTAATCAACCTAAAAAAACACTTAAAATGTCTAAACTGGGAAACGACTTTCATCAAACAATTGAAGAGATTAAATTCGAAGACTATTTAAAATCATTAATCGAAGTAACAGAACCTTATTATTCGCTAGAAAATTTAACAATTGAAAGTGGAGAGGTACTTAAAGCCAAAGTTAAAAAGCAGCTATTTTGCGAACATGAGGTAAAAGGAATGTCATACTCCGAAGCTGGACGACATTTAGCTATATTAGGATCACTTGCTTTAGCAAACTCCAATCCGGTTAAAGAAAAACACTACTACCTGGCAACAAAAGCATATGTAGTAAGAACCCATCAGGATGCCTACAACGATGTTCAACACATTGGTTTTATGAAAACCGTTTCATTCAACAGAAAGAAAGGGGTTGCCGAAGGATACCTCACAACTGAAGATGGCACCCAAGTCTATACCATCAAAGTAGAATACCAGGTATTAACCAATGCTCTTTTTCAACGAATGTTTAAACAACACATTCAAGAAACTACTCACACCGAAGGCTATAATCCATACAAAGAAACAATTGCTTTATATAACCTTATTACATCAAAAGAAGAGTGCTCAGCTACATTAGGCGTAATTGATAAAAAAATATGTGTAGGCCATTTTGATGATTACCCTGCCTTACCAGTTGCTCGTATAGCTCAAGTACTAACTTCTATTGCTAATATTCAAAATCAACAAATTAACAAATCATCACAACCAATTAAAATTAAAAGAGTTATACTTTATGCCGACTCTTTTTTGTTTGCTGGTGAAACAATGTCGGTCAAAAGTCAGTATGAAGAACGTAATGCAGAATCATCTGATGACATAATAATAGATACTTTTGCATACAAGAATAACAATACTAATCATTCAGCCAGACTAACATGTTGGATCTAATTTCATTCTATGAAGGATTAAATAAATATGAACTCTATTTGATCCTATTGCTTTTAAGTTCTATTGTTTACACAATTGTAATGCATTTTATAGGAAAGGAATCTGTTATTTGGAAGATTTCAATAACCTTTATGCCACCTATTTTAATAACGGCGTACACTTCATTTGCTTTTGCATTAACATTGAATTATCTGTTATTCATACCGGCGTTAGGAAGTATTTTTGCTGCTTTCCTCATGCTGTTAAGAATAATCAAAAAGCCGTTTGGAGAAGTTGAAGAAATTATTCATAACTTTTCGAAAGGTGACTTAAAAGTTAACATAGATGATAAATTATTGAATGATAAAACCGAATTAGGAAAAATATCCCGTAGTATTCGTGAGGTTTCAGATTCATTAACTGCAATCATTAACGATATCCAAAATGTATCTAACGAGGTAGTATCGCAAAGTACCCAGTTACAAACTACTACCCAAACGCTTACTAATGGAACCAGTACTCAGGCAGCAGCTACAGAAGAAATAAGTAGCTCGATTGAAGAAGTTTTGGCTATTATCTCTTCAAGTGGAGAGAATGCTATAAATGCCAAACGCATTTCGAATACAGCAGTACAGCAAATTAATGATAACCTAAAAATATCGGAACAAACAAAAGAGTCGATCAATAATATTTTAACCAATGTAACCAAGATTAACTCTTTAAGTGAGCAAACAAAGATTTTATCATTAAATGCATCTGTTGAAGCTGCCAGAGCCGGTGAACACGGCAGGGGGTTTTCGGTAGTAGCCAACGAAGTACAAAACCTGGCACAAAACAGCAAACATTTTTCTACTATAATACAAGACCTATCATCTGCTGCTTTAGAAATTGGTATCAAAGCATCAAAATCGTTACATAACATGGCTCCTGAGATTTTAAATACAGCCAATTTGGTAGACGAAATTAATGCCGGAGCATTAGAACAAAAACATTCAATGAATCAGATTTCAATTTCGTTAACAGAGCTAAATAACGTAACACAAGAAAACAGTGCTAATAGTGAGGAAATGTCTGCCAGTGCTGATCAATTAATGAATCAGTCTAAGAAATTAAACGAACTGATATCTTTCTTTAAAACCAACTAAAAAAAACAAAGAGTAGCTTGCTGCTAAATATATAATCAAAGGAGGTGACCATTTGGCCACCTCCTTTTGTATAAAAACATGTCTAATATCCTATATTAATCTGTTACTCTACTAAATCTTAATGATTTTAAAATCCAGTTTGGAAGCGGTTTTTCCGGATCTCTTTTTTGAAGATCAAGATACCAACCAACCTTTTCGATAATAGGCAATTTATGCGTTTCAACAAACTCAATGGGCGTTCCATCCGGATCGGAAATGTAAGTAAAATGACCGGCTGCCGATCCCATATCAAAGCTATTGGCACTATTAACTGTAAATGGATATCCCAGTTTTTCGCACTCCTGCTGCAATAAATTCATGCCAACCACATCGAAACACAAATGAATATATCCCAATTCTCCCCAAATACGATTTTCAAAAATCTTTCGAGGCTCGCGTTCAAGTGTTTGTACCAGCTCAATTTGAGTAGGGCCCAATAAGCGGCTAAAAG includes:
- a CDS encoding ion transporter, coding for MFKRLFLKDRFILTLIIINVFFLFAEGYQDHNHGIWYLMFLDNFITALFLVEAAVKLSEWGVVTYFKSGWNRFDFILVLLSLPALITYIFKVESFDVSYLLVFRILRVFKSFRFFHFVPNVNTLMSDVKRAMKASVFVLLGFIIFVFVTGILSHYIFGPSGSDMFSSPMKSLYSTFKVFTIEGWFEIPEELIEHYGPVESFFTYVYFVVMVFLGGILGLSLITSIFVDSMVSDNNDALEEKVVSLESKIDCLLDEIQSMKKNTSK
- a CDS encoding phosphoenolpyruvate carboxylase, producing MSDQIEKAFREEVELKYQLYNSLFLTLPLDAVQQTGLLLPLLQDACQKGLAEGLSPATIIKNFFAEHKPGFSEEDQVKFLFKVIQYVERQIVLIDALEEAAYKKIHRIGKHWERIKDKVQRKNLEEQLEKVLESFAIRVVLTAHPTQFYPGKVLAISTDLMEAIKKGDVAYVRDLLQQLGKTAFFRKQKPTAYDEAHALIWYLSNIFYPAIGEIMDNVSKTLADDKQMGKLIAMGFWPGGDRDGNPFVTVDTTIKVAKRLRAAVTGCYYEDFKLLKRRLSFPGIYELMNELDVLFTDELSNSSGEKNIDLNYLIGRLDEIESILVDQHDGLFLEQLKSFRRKINLFGFYFASIDVRQDSRIIHKAFDALVEKNPGLLPAGFEAMEPQQKLDVLLSLNANVEIEGMEDPVVQDTLRSFGVMKSIQEQNGELGAHRYIISNCRGPLDMARVLAMAKMCGWKSDEVSVDVVPLFETIDDLEGAGTSMTTIYNHPIYKAHLKRRGKQQTVMLGFSDGTKDGGYLTANWSIYRAKEDITAVSRNADVEVMFFDGRGGPPARGGGNSHLFYSAMGKKVENKQIQMTVQGQTISSHYGIQQAAVNNLGHLLSAGMENNLFNHKDAELDDQQRTLFEALSSTSFDKYQSLKEHDLFMPFLEERSTLKYYGLANIGSRPSKRGKDTKLNFEDLRAIPFVGAWSQLKLNVPGFYGLGTALKEQLDAGNWEACANLYHSSVFFKALVANSMQSMSKSNFALTQYMSEDPKFGGFWKLIHDEFELTKKLVLKLSGYSEFLEDHARSRMSISLRERIVLPLLTIQQHALMQVDDKRQQGDDDFKDKYEKMVIRSLFGNINASRNSV
- a CDS encoding methyl-accepting chemotaxis protein; the encoded protein is MLDLISFYEGLNKYELYLILLLLSSIVYTIVMHFIGKESVIWKISITFMPPILITAYTSFAFALTLNYLLFIPALGSIFAAFLMLLRIIKKPFGEVEEIIHNFSKGDLKVNIDDKLLNDKTELGKISRSIREVSDSLTAIINDIQNVSNEVVSQSTQLQTTTQTLTNGTSTQAAATEEISSSIEEVLAIISSSGENAINAKRISNTAVQQINDNLKISEQTKESINNILTNVTKINSLSEQTKILSLNASVEAARAGEHGRGFSVVANEVQNLAQNSKHFSTIIQDLSSAALEIGIKASKSLHNMAPEILNTANLVDEINAGALEQKHSMNQISISLTELNNVTQENSANSEEMSASADQLMNQSKKLNELISFFKTN